The DNA segment ATGAAGCCATAGTAGTAAGCGGCGATGCAAAAGGCGAAAAAGGCGTTGTAGTCGGGCACCACGGCGGTGGCGAAAGAGTTATAATAGAGTTCCCGGAAAGCACTATGGAGAAGATGACTATCGAGGACAAAATCCTCATAAAAGGTTTCGGGCAGGGATTAAAGTTTCTCGATTACCCACAGATATGCACATACAACCTTGACCCGCGGATAATTCCTGCGTGGGGCATCGAGGACACTGGAGACGGCATACTGGTCCCCGTGGCAGCAGAGGTCCCAGGAGAACTTATGGGCAGCGGGATCGGCTCAACTGATATGGGAAAAAGCGATTACGACATAATGACCGCCGATAAAGACTACATAAAAGAGCTCGGTTTGGACAAACTACGCTTCGGGGACTTCGTCGCGATAAAAAACCACGATAACCGCTACGGCAGGTCGTTCAGACGCGGGGCGGTAACTATCGGAATAGTTATTCACGGTGACTGCCTCTGGGCAGGACACGGTCCCGGTGTTACTACGCTTATCTCCGCCGTCGAGCCAGGTCTTATAAAATACAAAATAACAGAGCGTGCCAATCTCGGCGCAATCCTCGGCATAGGAAGATTCGGAAAGTAAAATTGAGTCATTCCTAATGGGAAAAATTCTTGAAATCAACTGTGTAACCAAGACATTCGGCAAAACAGTTGCTGTCGATAACCTTAGTTTGACTCTCGACGAAGGCGAAATTTTCGGCTTCCTTGGACCCAACGGTGCTGGCAAAACCACCACCATAAAGATGATAGCTGGACTCCTAAGACCTGATAGGGGCACAATCCTTATCAACGGATACGACATAGTGAAACAGCCTACTGAAGCGAAAAAATTCATAGGCTACATTCCGGACAATCCTTACATATACGACAAGCTAACGGGACGTGAGTTCCTTGAGCTCGTTGGTTCACTTTACAGGATGGACAAAAAAACCATATCCGAGCGCATAGAGCGCCTTTTCGAGATTTTCGGCATCGAGGAGTGGGGGGATTCTTTAGCATCCGAGTATTCCCATGGCATGCGGCAAAAAATAATAATGTCATCGGCGATAATTCACGACCCAAAACTATTGATAATCGACGAACCGATGGTGGGGCTTGACCCACAAAGCCAAAGGCTCGTTAAGCGCATAATGCACATGCTCGCTGAACGCGGCACGACGATATTCATGTCCACGCACACTCTATCAGTCGCCGAGGATGTATGCACGAGGTTGGGGATAATCCATAAAGGAAAGCTTCTCGCCATGGGCACACTTGACGAGCTTCGCCAAAAAGCCGATATCGCCGGGAAGACTCTCGAGGACATGTTTGTCGCTCTTACGGGCGAGGAAAACAAGATAAGTCTTTGGGAATAAACCCTATTGATGCAAAGATACGGCGCAAAGTTCGTTAACGCTCCTCTGCTCGTTTTATCAGTAGCATTCGCAGCTGGAATACTTTG comes from the bacterium genome and includes:
- a CDS encoding ABC transporter ATP-binding protein, translated to MGKILEINCVTKTFGKTVAVDNLSLTLDEGEIFGFLGPNGAGKTTTIKMIAGLLRPDRGTILINGYDIVKQPTEAKKFIGYIPDNPYIYDKLTGREFLELVGSLYRMDKKTISERIERLFEIFGIEEWGDSLASEYSHGMRQKIIMSSAIIHDPKLLIIDEPMVGLDPQSQRLVKRIMHMLAERGTTIFMSTHTLSVAEDVCTRLGIIHKGKLLAMGTLDELRQKADIAGKTLEDMFVALTGEENKISLWE
- a CDS encoding DUF4438 domain-containing protein; translation: MTPRTNIDKLIMISVQGKVAHPEHTGRHGFDAEGKPFLVVGTGGITYNVHLGDPAFGWAADHLEPSVSAIADQKERNNRINAAFNYYACTGNEAIVVSGDAKGEKGVVVGHHGGGERVIIEFPESTMEKMTIEDKILIKGFGQGLKFLDYPQICTYNLDPRIIPAWGIEDTGDGILVPVAAEVPGELMGSGIGSTDMGKSDYDIMTADKDYIKELGLDKLRFGDFVAIKNHDNRYGRSFRRGAVTIGIVIHGDCLWAGHGPGVTTLISAVEPGLIKYKITERANLGAILGIGRFGK